A single Paenibacillus kribbensis DNA region contains:
- a CDS encoding ABC transporter substrate-binding protein, translating to MKTYSFKRKVRALVLLLAAFTLVLAGCNSSGSEQNAGKEEVKEKTIHIFQFKVEIAEALNRMKAEYEATHPGIKLDIQTVGGGSDYGAALKAKFAAGEQPDIFNVGGYRELDTWLEYLEDLSDQPWVGDVVDVAKEPMTKDGKLYGQPMNLEGYGFIYNKDLFKKAGITETPKTLSELEGAAQKLQAAGITPFSNGYQEFWVLGNHLLNVAFANQTDPAAFVKGLNDGTAKIPGNAVFAEWMKLFDLTLKYGNAKPLTTDYNTQVTNFATGKAAMMQQGNWTQVQIDGINPKLNLGILPMPIGEDAAAGDKLFVGVANNWVVNKNSAVKAEAKEFLNWMVTSEQGKQYITKEFKFIPAFKSIKGAEADMGQLGAEVVKYSQENKLLGWFFNRYPEGAQQEFGSQMQAYVAGKSDVAKLLEDFQSTWDNLKSK from the coding sequence ATGAAAACATATTCTTTTAAAAGGAAAGTCCGGGCGTTGGTTCTGCTTCTCGCCGCTTTTACCCTCGTTTTGGCAGGTTGTAACAGCAGTGGCAGCGAACAAAACGCAGGCAAAGAGGAAGTGAAGGAAAAGACGATTCATATTTTCCAATTCAAGGTGGAGATTGCAGAAGCGCTAAATCGCATGAAGGCGGAATATGAAGCGACTCATCCGGGGATCAAGCTCGACATTCAGACAGTGGGCGGAGGCAGTGACTATGGGGCTGCGTTAAAGGCGAAGTTCGCCGCTGGCGAACAGCCGGATATTTTTAACGTCGGAGGTTACCGTGAGCTGGATACGTGGCTGGAATATCTGGAGGATTTGTCCGATCAGCCTTGGGTCGGTGATGTGGTCGATGTCGCCAAAGAGCCGATGACCAAAGACGGCAAGCTGTACGGTCAGCCGATGAACCTGGAGGGGTACGGCTTTATTTATAACAAGGATTTGTTCAAAAAGGCGGGGATCACCGAGACCCCTAAAACGCTGTCCGAGCTGGAGGGAGCGGCTCAAAAGCTGCAAGCCGCAGGGATTACACCTTTTTCGAATGGATATCAGGAGTTCTGGGTGCTGGGCAATCACTTGCTGAACGTGGCATTTGCCAATCAGACGGACCCGGCAGCCTTCGTTAAGGGATTGAATGATGGAACCGCGAAAATTCCGGGCAATGCTGTATTCGCCGAGTGGATGAAGCTGTTCGATCTGACGCTCAAGTATGGCAATGCAAAGCCGCTGACGACTGATTATAATACGCAGGTAACGAATTTTGCCACCGGCAAGGCAGCAATGATGCAACAGGGGAACTGGACGCAGGTCCAAATTGACGGGATTAATCCGAAGCTGAATCTGGGCATTCTGCCTATGCCGATTGGTGAGGACGCCGCCGCTGGAGATAAGCTGTTTGTAGGTGTTGCCAACAACTGGGTGGTTAATAAAAATTCTGCTGTTAAAGCAGAAGCCAAGGAATTCTTGAACTGGATGGTGACATCCGAGCAGGGGAAACAGTATATCACGAAGGAGTTCAAATTCATTCCGGCGTTCAAAAGCATCAAAGGGGCCGAGGCCGATATGGGCCAATTGGGTGCCGAAGTAGTAAAATATAGTCAGGAGAACAAGCTGCTGGGCTGGTTCTTTAACCGCTATCCTGAAGGAGCGCAGCAGGAATTCGGAAGTCAGATGCAAGCCTATGTGGCAGGCAAATCGGATGTCGCGAAGCTGCTGGAGGATTTCCAGAGCACGTGGGATAATTTGAAAAGCAAATAG
- a CDS encoding carbohydrate ABC transporter permease — METSKRYRFGTWTTELVMILVALLFLVPFYFLFVNSVKSFGDLLTDSAAWPQTFVWSNYARAWSITRFPEALWNSLVVTVVSNLLLVLISSMAAYRMVRHPTRYNRVLFSLFVAAMVIPFQSVMIPLVKVVSTLDLMNSIGGLVICYLGFGAPMSIFLFHGFVKGVPVEVEEAATVDGCTPYGVFFRIVYPLMLPMMVTVIILNTLWIWNDYLLPSLVLQKAELRTIPIATYAFFGQYTKQWDLALPALVLGILPVIVFFLAMQKYIIQGIMAGSVKG; from the coding sequence ATGGAAACAAGCAAGCGCTACCGGTTCGGAACATGGACGACTGAGCTGGTCATGATCCTCGTCGCCTTGTTATTCCTCGTTCCGTTTTACTTTTTGTTCGTGAATTCGGTCAAAAGCTTTGGTGACCTGCTCACCGATTCCGCGGCCTGGCCACAAACTTTTGTATGGAGCAACTATGCCAGGGCGTGGAGCATTACACGTTTTCCCGAAGCCTTATGGAACTCGCTTGTGGTGACGGTAGTCAGCAATTTGCTGCTCGTGCTGATCAGCTCGATGGCTGCTTACCGGATGGTTCGGCATCCGACGCGTTATAACCGGGTATTATTCAGCCTGTTCGTGGCTGCGATGGTCATTCCTTTTCAATCGGTGATGATCCCTCTAGTCAAGGTCGTAAGTACGCTGGATTTAATGAACAGCATCGGTGGGCTGGTGATCTGTTATCTGGGCTTCGGTGCGCCTATGTCTATCTTTCTCTTTCACGGGTTCGTCAAAGGCGTGCCGGTCGAGGTGGAGGAGGCAGCTACGGTGGACGGCTGTACGCCTTACGGCGTGTTTTTCCGCATAGTGTATCCGTTGATGCTGCCGATGATGGTGACGGTTATTATTTTAAATACGCTCTGGATCTGGAATGACTATCTCTTGCCGTCCCTGGTGCTGCAAAAGGCTGAGCTGCGCACGATTCCGATTGCTACCTATGCCTTTTTCGGACAATACACGAAGCAGTGGGATTTGGCACTGCCTGCTCTGGTTCTGGGCATTCTGCCCGTCATCGTATTCTTTCTGGCCATGCAAAAATATATTATTCAAGGTATTATGGCTGGTTCGGTCAAAGGCTGA
- a CDS encoding carbohydrate ABC transporter permease has translation MNRAKSSQWLQQWIFVGPSTLFFVIIIVIPFILGMYYSFTEWNGVANQAKWVGLDNFYHILWDDDKFRTAFWFTIRFTVIGVVAANVLGFLLAYFLTKPLKTKNVLRTIFFMPNVIGGLLLGFIWQFIFVKGFAAIGESTDWSFFNLSWLGDEITAFWGIVIVFIWQTAGYLMVIYISSLTNVPRDMLEAAEIDGASRMQILRLIILPLIIPAVTVCLFLAISWSFKMFDLNLSLTKGGPFGSTESVALNIYNEAFVNNRYGLGTAKALIFFIIVALVTSLQVRLTKSREVEA, from the coding sequence TTGAACCGCGCCAAGTCGTCGCAATGGCTTCAGCAATGGATTTTTGTAGGGCCGTCGACGTTATTTTTCGTTATCATTATTGTAATCCCTTTCATCCTGGGAATGTACTATTCTTTTACAGAGTGGAATGGGGTTGCCAATCAGGCGAAATGGGTCGGGTTGGATAATTTCTATCACATTTTATGGGATGATGACAAATTTAGGACAGCGTTCTGGTTTACGATCCGTTTTACGGTGATTGGAGTGGTGGCTGCGAATGTTTTGGGCTTTCTGCTGGCATATTTTCTAACCAAGCCGCTAAAAACGAAAAATGTGCTAAGGACTATTTTTTTCATGCCTAATGTGATCGGGGGGCTGCTGCTCGGTTTTATCTGGCAGTTTATTTTCGTCAAGGGCTTTGCTGCGATTGGGGAAAGTACGGATTGGTCTTTCTTTAATCTATCCTGGCTGGGAGACGAGATTACAGCCTTTTGGGGCATTGTGATCGTGTTTATCTGGCAAACTGCCGGGTATTTGATGGTCATTTATATTTCTTCCCTGACCAATGTGCCTCGGGATATGCTGGAAGCAGCCGAAATCGATGGAGCGAGCCGCATGCAAATATTAAGGTTGATTATATTGCCCTTGATCATACCTGCCGTTACAGTATGTCTTTTCCTCGCGATATCATGGTCGTTTAAAATGTTCGATCTTAATTTGTCATTGACCAAGGGCGGGCCCTTCGGGTCTACGGAGTCGGTGGCACTCAATATTTATAATGAAGCGTTTGTGAATAATCGTTATGGATTGGGGACGGCCAAAGCGCTCATCTTCTTTATTATAGTTGCGCTTGTTACGAGCCTTCAGGTGCGCCTGACGAAAAGCCGGGAGGTGGAGGCGTAA
- a CDS encoding sensor histidine kinase yields the protein MKFHSIRSRLIWFLLIAVTLPLLLSMTMTFLLTKQSLREQATQENERLIFQGITNLDNYLQGLNRASIGVYNDPHFLRNLAKIPDDYRAVAEIYTTLQTMLNASPGIDQVYLHSFQAAESTLITSTVPLRESRLEAFPGSVHYGSSGLFIQPSHKKHLYGFSAVSYAEHDTQRQVFTLHRAIRNIPSSETLGVLAIDVRLESLRSICRQLYNADTEELFLVDRHGTIIYSGNEAAIGTRWKESGLLKRISNEGEHGVIEDDTALHVYGKLDASLSGWTLVKKIPNRTLYLRATRLTQINVVIASTALLLVIVATLWISIKITEPIKRLTRYINQIQSGQLDVDIQAMSNDEIGVLSRSFRQMMDTINNLILREYKLELANKTHQLKALQAQINPHFLYNTLQSIGTLALQHEVPRIYSLLSSLAKMLRYNMRDHTVVALKEEAEHVRQYLDLQKERFGEQLEVTYQWDDEVLNDRVPKMILQPLVENYFKHGADPRLGPGKIHMTGCRIREGIVRIAVENNGASIPQAELEQLQHMLKRPLKAYEEPNTSEQDSIGLRNVLLRIQLHSEDGSNTLSVDNILPHGVRYTLEIRTEAHTGIHIKGE from the coding sequence ATGAAATTTCATAGCATTCGTTCCCGTCTGATCTGGTTTCTGCTCATTGCAGTCACCCTGCCGCTGCTGCTGTCGATGACCATGACCTTCCTTCTCACCAAGCAATCTCTGCGAGAGCAAGCCACACAAGAAAATGAACGGCTTATTTTTCAGGGAATCACGAATTTGGATAACTATTTACAGGGATTGAATCGGGCATCGATCGGGGTCTATAATGACCCTCACTTTCTGCGCAATCTGGCCAAAATTCCCGATGATTACCGGGCTGTCGCCGAAATTTACACGACGCTGCAAACGATGCTGAATGCTTCGCCAGGCATCGATCAGGTGTATTTGCACTCTTTTCAGGCAGCGGAATCTACCCTGATTACCAGTACGGTCCCTCTTCGGGAATCCCGGCTGGAGGCCTTCCCCGGCTCTGTTCATTACGGTTCCTCCGGATTATTCATACAGCCATCGCATAAAAAGCATTTGTACGGCTTTTCCGCGGTTTCCTATGCAGAACACGACACACAGCGGCAGGTATTTACACTCCATCGGGCGATTCGGAACATTCCTTCCTCAGAGACGCTTGGGGTACTGGCCATAGATGTTCGTCTGGAGTCGCTACGCAGCATTTGCCGTCAATTGTATAATGCAGATACAGAAGAGCTGTTCTTGGTCGATCGGCACGGAACAATCATATATAGCGGAAATGAAGCGGCAATTGGAACACGCTGGAAGGAATCTGGCCTGCTCAAGCGAATTTCTAATGAAGGCGAGCACGGAGTAATCGAGGATGATACGGCACTACACGTGTACGGCAAGCTGGATGCCAGCCTGTCAGGCTGGACGCTCGTTAAGAAAATCCCTAATCGAACGCTTTATTTACGGGCCACTCGCCTGACCCAGATCAATGTAGTTATTGCAAGCACAGCGTTGCTGCTAGTCATTGTCGCCACGCTATGGATTTCCATAAAAATTACGGAGCCCATCAAGCGACTGACTCGCTACATCAACCAGATCCAGTCGGGTCAGCTCGATGTAGACATTCAGGCCATGAGCAACGATGAGATCGGGGTGCTATCACGCAGCTTCAGACAGATGATGGATACCATCAACAACCTCATCTTGCGGGAATATAAGCTGGAGCTGGCAAACAAGACACATCAATTGAAAGCGCTTCAAGCACAGATTAATCCTCACTTTTTATATAATACGCTACAGTCTATCGGAACGCTGGCTCTGCAGCATGAGGTGCCGCGAATCTATTCTCTGCTTTCCTCCCTCGCCAAAATGCTGCGCTATAACATGCGGGATCATACAGTCGTTGCACTCAAGGAGGAGGCCGAGCATGTAAGGCAATATCTTGATTTGCAAAAAGAACGCTTTGGGGAGCAATTAGAGGTGACTTACCAGTGGGATGATGAGGTGCTGAATGACCGCGTGCCTAAAATGATTCTCCAGCCGTTAGTCGAAAACTACTTCAAACACGGTGCTGATCCCCGACTGGGTCCCGGTAAAATTCACATGACAGGCTGCCGAATTCGCGAAGGAATTGTAAGAATTGCAGTGGAAAATAACGGAGCATCCATTCCGCAGGCCGAGTTGGAGCAGCTTCAGCATATGCTGAAACGTCCGCTGAAAGCCTACGAGGAGCCGAACACCAGCGAACAGGATTCCATCGGACTCCGCAATGTTCTATTGCGTATTCAGCTTCATTCGGAGGACGGTTCTAACACCCTGTCTGTAGACAATATTTTGCCCCATGGCGTTCGTTATACACTCGAAATTCGTACCGAAGCTCATACCGGAATTCATATTAAGGGAGAGTGA
- a CDS encoding response regulator transcription factor: MKVLIVDDEKHVRHAIRMLVHWEACGVTEVIEAESGDQAIEVITALSPPVVLTDMRMPGKDGVALMEWIQVHSPATRVVVVSGHDDFDLVRQAIRRGGMDYILKPVDPVEINEALSKATKAWRTAEQDRRRQTMQAIEVNRMRPHYADKLLTELVSGTTNTALSITPLREELGLPAVIQMCNAAVMSIAQLDADMLDKYKTRRPLLSFSLINICNEFLMASQTGIAFRHLERMDEIILLYWGEPSRWPLLLQDIHAGIRTALRCYMHIGVGSFGAFPVAAATAYHEARQALWKRDVLQATAWLHHNSLARQSVRLPLLPEIEEELRLSALSCNASRVAVTVGRWIAAVAELPSITVEQLAVWNQELDWMLARWLNDRPGDTEGEELTDGAGSIPALPIDNRGLLSLPLWRKQIENRMLAAGQALTPSHSPNNPTIHNIARYLVAHYNEDISLQDMASRFYLSREYISRKFKQEYGVNLSDYLCRIRMDKAKLLLLNDKLRLHHIAGMVGYQDEKYFGKVFKKLEGVTPGEFRKRHSANPHP, from the coding sequence ATGAAAGTCCTGATTGTAGATGATGAAAAGCATGTGCGCCATGCCATTCGGATGCTCGTACATTGGGAGGCTTGCGGCGTGACCGAGGTAATCGAAGCCGAGTCGGGCGATCAGGCGATTGAGGTTATCACCGCCCTTTCCCCACCTGTTGTACTCACAGATATGCGGATGCCCGGCAAAGATGGAGTAGCTCTGATGGAGTGGATTCAGGTCCATTCCCCCGCGACCAGAGTCGTGGTGGTAAGCGGCCATGACGATTTTGATTTGGTCCGACAGGCTATCCGCCGGGGAGGCATGGACTACATTCTCAAGCCTGTAGACCCTGTAGAGATTAACGAGGCTCTATCCAAAGCCACCAAGGCCTGGCGAACAGCGGAGCAAGATCGGCGCAGGCAGACAATGCAAGCCATCGAAGTAAACCGGATGAGGCCGCACTATGCGGATAAGCTCTTGACTGAGCTGGTGTCCGGTACGACGAATACCGCTCTTTCCATCACGCCCTTGCGCGAGGAGCTAGGTCTTCCCGCGGTGATTCAAATGTGCAATGCAGCCGTGATGAGCATTGCTCAACTGGATGCCGATATGCTGGATAAATACAAAACGCGGCGTCCGCTGCTGAGCTTTTCCCTGATTAACATCTGCAATGAGTTTCTCATGGCCTCCCAAACCGGAATTGCATTCCGCCATCTGGAGCGCATGGACGAAATTATTTTGCTGTATTGGGGCGAGCCGTCCCGTTGGCCGCTGCTGCTTCAGGATATCCATGCAGGGATCAGAACAGCATTGCGCTGCTATATGCATATCGGGGTTGGCTCTTTCGGTGCCTTTCCCGTGGCGGCAGCTACAGCCTACCATGAGGCTAGGCAAGCATTGTGGAAGAGAGATGTGTTGCAGGCCACCGCTTGGCTGCACCATAACTCTCTTGCACGACAGTCCGTACGTCTCCCCCTACTGCCCGAGATAGAAGAGGAGCTGCGACTTAGCGCGCTTAGCTGCAATGCCAGTCGTGTAGCTGTAACGGTAGGCCGCTGGATAGCAGCAGTTGCCGAGTTGCCTTCGATTACGGTGGAGCAGCTTGCCGTCTGGAATCAGGAGCTGGATTGGATGCTGGCCCGTTGGCTGAATGACAGGCCCGGAGATACCGAAGGCGAGGAACTGACCGATGGAGCTGGCTCCATTCCGGCCCTGCCCATCGATAATCGTGGACTGCTATCCCTGCCCTTATGGAGAAAGCAGATCGAAAACCGAATGCTGGCAGCCGGTCAGGCACTTACACCAAGCCATAGTCCCAATAACCCGACGATCCATAATATTGCCCGCTATCTGGTTGCCCACTATAACGAGGATATTTCTCTACAGGATATGGCTAGCCGTTTTTACCTCAGCCGGGAATATATCTCTCGCAAATTCAAGCAGGAATACGGCGTGAATCTGTCCGACTATCTGTGCCGAATCAGGATGGACAAGGCGAAGCTGCTGCTGCTGAATGACAAGCTGCGACTTCATCATATAGCTGGTATGGTCGGGTATCAGGATGAAAAATATTTTGGCAAGGTGTTCAAAAAACTGGAGGGGGTCACGCCTGGCGAATTCAGAAAACGCCATTCTGCAAATCCTCATCCGTAA
- a CDS encoding GNAT family N-acetyltransferase: MLHEANGSTSIKSTHPGLQIRLLQVSDAERLLEIRRANFDFFKPFEPERAEAYFTLEEQARLISVGLEAAQAGQGYTFGLFLPENDKLIGRMELSGIARGPFQNANLGYFVDPAYHGQGYATSAVKDIVRYALSELGLHRIQAGVMPRNTPSIRVMEKAGFRQEGLALHYLKINGVWEDHVLYAITDEDLQNGVF, encoded by the coding sequence ATGTTACATGAAGCCAATGGCTCGACTTCGATAAAGTCCACCCATCCCGGGCTGCAAATTCGGCTTTTACAAGTAAGTGATGCAGAACGACTATTAGAGATCAGACGTGCAAATTTTGATTTTTTCAAGCCGTTTGAGCCGGAACGAGCTGAGGCTTACTTTACGCTGGAAGAACAGGCGCGTCTGATTTCCGTCGGTCTTGAGGCTGCACAAGCGGGACAAGGATATACGTTTGGACTATTTTTGCCGGAAAATGATAAGCTGATCGGCAGAATGGAGCTGTCGGGCATAGCTAGAGGCCCTTTTCAAAACGCGAATCTGGGCTACTTTGTAGACCCTGCCTATCACGGACAAGGCTATGCCACCTCCGCCGTGAAAGACATTGTACGCTATGCCTTGAGTGAGCTGGGATTGCATCGTATTCAGGCCGGGGTCATGCCGAGGAATACGCCGTCTATTCGAGTGATGGAAAAGGCCGGATTCCGCCAGGAAGGGCTGGCACTACACTATTTGAAGATTAATGGTGTCTGGGAAGATCATGTGCTGTATGCGATTACGGATGAGGATTTGCAGAATGGCGTTTTCTGA
- a CDS encoding NADH-dependent flavin oxidoreductase, which translates to MNPKYNPLFDTFTLPSGVTLKNRITMAPMTNFASHENGEVSDQELAYYRERSGGVGAVITACVYVTPDGKGFVNEFGADKDEMIPSLRRLADTIHGEGAKAILQIYHGGRLCPPDQIPDGQPISASAVAEEKEGAPVPREMTSDDIHRVIRAYGEATRRAIEAGYDGVELHGANGYLVQQFFSPHSNIRTDEWGGSLEKRMAFPLAIVHEVKKVIAAHAKQPFIFGYRLSPEEGHTPGITLDDTMVLVDRLADEGLDYLHISVNHFFGGSFRDRSDERSRTVLIHEKVGNRVPIIGVGSLNTPDEALAALETGVPLVSLGRPLLMEPQWVQKVQNGTEDTIRTTLSKQAQQELVIPDYLWGALTTVPGWLPVTD; encoded by the coding sequence ATGAACCCGAAATATAACCCTCTATTTGATACTTTTACCCTGCCATCTGGGGTTACGTTGAAAAACCGTATCACGATGGCTCCTATGACTAATTTTGCTTCCCATGAAAATGGCGAGGTTAGTGACCAGGAGCTGGCGTACTATCGTGAACGTTCTGGCGGGGTGGGCGCAGTTATTACGGCTTGCGTGTATGTAACTCCAGACGGCAAGGGCTTCGTGAATGAGTTTGGTGCGGACAAGGACGAAATGATTCCGAGCCTGCGTCGTCTGGCTGACACGATTCATGGGGAGGGTGCGAAAGCGATCCTGCAAATTTATCATGGCGGCCGCCTCTGTCCACCGGATCAAATTCCGGACGGACAGCCGATCAGTGCCAGCGCAGTAGCCGAGGAAAAAGAGGGCGCACCTGTGCCGCGTGAAATGACATCCGACGATATTCACCGTGTCATCCGCGCTTATGGCGAAGCGACTCGCCGCGCGATTGAAGCGGGTTATGACGGTGTAGAGCTTCACGGCGCGAACGGTTATCTGGTGCAGCAGTTCTTCTCCCCGCATTCCAACATTCGTACCGATGAGTGGGGAGGAAGCCTTGAAAAACGTATGGCCTTCCCGCTGGCGATTGTCCATGAGGTGAAAAAAGTGATCGCTGCACATGCCAAGCAACCGTTCATCTTCGGGTACCGTTTGTCTCCTGAGGAAGGACACACGCCAGGCATTACGCTGGACGACACGATGGTACTCGTAGATCGTTTGGCAGACGAAGGACTGGATTACCTGCACATTTCCGTAAACCATTTCTTCGGCGGTTCGTTCCGTGACCGTAGCGACGAACGTTCACGTACCGTTCTCATCCATGAGAAGGTTGGAAACCGTGTGCCGATTATAGGAGTTGGGTCGTTGAATACACCGGACGAGGCGCTTGCAGCACTGGAGACAGGTGTGCCGCTTGTTTCGCTGGGACGTCCGCTTTTGATGGAGCCGCAATGGGTTCAGAAAGTGCAAAACGGCACAGAAGATACCATTCGTACGACATTGTCCAAGCAAGCCCAACAGGAGCTGGTCATTCCGGACTACCTGTGGGGGGCGTTGACGACGGTTCCCGGCTGGTTGCCTGTTACGGATTAA
- a CDS encoding bile acid:sodium symporter family protein encodes MNGLERIGKFVGGTFSIWVLLFACLGFFFPAAFIGLKGYIQLFLGIVMFGMGLTLSSADFREVFRRPVDVAIGVVGHYLIMPFLAYVLALVLQLPPDIAVGVILVGCCPSGTASNVMTLLSKGDVALGVSIASVSTLIAPLATPAMISLLAGRWMNIDAKSLIMDILIVVIVPIVLGVIVKSLFRKQADASVKALPLVSTLAIVLIVAIVVAGSKGKILETGPIIFAVVILHNGIGFLLGYWFAKLFGMNLSKRKAVTLETGMQNSGLGAALAAAHFNPIAAVPSAIFSVWHNISGSLLATWFSRREEKNSTGGSN; translated from the coding sequence ATGAATGGCTTGGAAAGAATAGGGAAATTCGTAGGAGGAACCTTTTCGATTTGGGTACTTTTATTTGCATGTCTGGGATTTTTCTTTCCTGCGGCGTTTATAGGGTTGAAAGGATACATACAGCTATTTCTTGGTATCGTCATGTTCGGCATGGGACTGACCCTATCCTCGGCAGATTTCCGTGAAGTATTCCGGCGTCCGGTGGATGTAGCTATTGGTGTGGTCGGGCATTATCTGATTATGCCGTTTCTCGCGTATGTATTGGCGTTGGTACTACAGCTGCCACCGGATATTGCGGTGGGAGTTATTCTGGTAGGTTGTTGCCCAAGCGGAACCGCGTCCAACGTAATGACTCTTTTATCAAAGGGTGACGTGGCGCTCGGTGTGTCGATTGCTTCAGTGTCGACGCTGATTGCTCCGCTGGCGACCCCGGCTATGATTAGCCTTCTTGCCGGGCGCTGGATGAATATTGACGCCAAGTCGCTGATTATGGATATTCTGATCGTGGTCATCGTACCGATTGTGCTGGGCGTTATCGTCAAATCGCTATTCCGCAAACAGGCGGATGCGAGTGTCAAGGCACTGCCGCTTGTATCGACGCTGGCGATTGTACTGATCGTGGCGATTGTGGTTGCAGGCAGCAAGGGCAAGATTTTGGAAACTGGTCCGATTATTTTTGCGGTAGTCATTTTGCATAATGGTATCGGGTTCCTGCTCGGGTATTGGTTTGCCAAGCTGTTCGGCATGAATCTTTCCAAACGTAAAGCCGTTACATTGGAAACGGGGATGCAAAATTCCGGATTAGGCGCTGCGCTGGCAGCCGCTCATTTTAATCCGATTGCTGCTGTACCGAGCGCGATTTTCAGTGTGTGGCACAATATTTCCGGCTCGTTGCTCGCCACCTGGTTTTCCCGCCGGGAGGAGAAGAATAGCACAGGTGGGAGCAATTAA
- a CDS encoding RidA family protein: MKKTIATEKAPGAIGPYSQAVEAGGFIYTSGQLGLNPATGEFGKDVQEQARLSLSNVQAILEAAGSSMNQVVKATVFLKDMNDFVSVNEVYSSFFEQPYPARSAVEVARLPKDALVEIEVIAWKGE, from the coding sequence ATGAAGAAAACAATTGCAACTGAAAAAGCACCCGGCGCTATTGGTCCTTACAGTCAAGCGGTAGAGGCGGGCGGGTTTATTTACACCTCAGGACAGCTTGGACTGAATCCGGCGACAGGTGAGTTCGGTAAAGACGTACAGGAGCAGGCACGCCTGTCCCTGAGCAACGTACAAGCCATTCTGGAAGCGGCAGGCAGCAGCATGAACCAGGTTGTGAAAGCGACTGTATTCCTGAAGGATATGAACGATTTTGTCAGCGTCAATGAAGTGTACAGCTCTTTCTTCGAGCAGCCGTATCCGGCTCGCAGTGCGGTGGAGGTAGCCCGCCTGCCTAAGGATGCGCTGGTGGAGATTGAAGTCATTGCATGGAAGGGCGAATAG
- a CDS encoding NAD(P)H-binding protein has translation MERKAVVVGATGLVGGYVVRELLVQKEYNRVMVMGRRPLEIKHPKLEQALIDWKQPQKAAFAFEGADDVFCCLGTTMKKAGSREQFRRVDLDYPVQTARLGKEAGAMQMLAISAMGADPDSRVFYNRTKGEAEEALAAIGLPALHLFRPSLILGARPERRLGEAVAAVVMKALDGMMTGKLAPYRAIPASVIARAMVRIALAQASGVHIYPNDIIRVIGADDHV, from the coding sequence ATGGAACGTAAAGCGGTCGTTGTAGGGGCAACGGGGCTTGTCGGGGGATATGTTGTGCGGGAGCTGCTGGTGCAAAAGGAGTATAACCGCGTCATGGTTATGGGCAGACGTCCGCTGGAAATCAAGCATCCCAAGCTTGAGCAGGCACTTATCGACTGGAAGCAGCCGCAGAAGGCTGCGTTTGCCTTTGAAGGGGCTGATGATGTTTTTTGCTGTCTTGGGACGACGATGAAAAAGGCTGGCTCCAGGGAGCAGTTTCGCAGGGTAGATCTGGACTACCCGGTTCAGACTGCCCGTTTGGGGAAAGAAGCTGGTGCAATGCAAATGCTCGCTATTTCTGCAATGGGTGCCGACCCGGATTCACGTGTGTTTTACAATCGTACCAAAGGCGAGGCGGAAGAGGCGCTTGCCGCTATTGGATTGCCGGCGCTCCATTTGTTCCGTCCGTCGCTCATTTTGGGTGCGAGGCCAGAACGACGTCTTGGCGAAGCCGTTGCCGCTGTTGTCATGAAGGCGCTGGATGGCATGATGACGGGCAAGCTCGCTCCATACCGTGCCATCCCGGCTTCGGTCATCGCACGAGCCATGGTGCGAATTGCCCTCGCGCAGGCAAGCGGCGTACATATTTATCCGAATGATATTATTCGAGTTATCGGTGCGGATGACCATGTGTAA